TACGTCAGTATAACCATTTACTCCTTTCCCAAGCGTTGCTTGAATTTCAAATAATGATTCTTTACCATTCTCACCCACTTCGCGCCAAACGTCGGCATAATTTGGTAGCAAATCATAAAGATTGCTATTAATTACATTTCCAGCCAAATCAAAGGACTGTTGCCATTTTTCCTCGTACATATATACTTTTGCTAAAAGTCCTTCTGCAGCTCCTTTTGTGGCTCTTCCTACGTTCGCAGCATCATAAGAAACAGGAAGCGAAGCTATAGCATCTATCAAATCTTTTTCTATTTGAGTATATGTTTCTTCTTTTGACTTACGTGTATAAACGATCTGTTTTACTAATTCTTCATCTTTAAAATCAATTTTATCAACGACCAAAGGAACCCCGCCAAAACAGCGTACTAAATCAAAATAAAACATAGCACGTAAAAACTTCAGCTCACCAATATAACGGGTTTTATAAGATTCTTCCAACTCAGAATTTTGCAAATAATAAATTCCTTCATTACAACGATATATTCCTTCATAGCGTCTTTTCCAAATATCATTAAAAGAACGTAAATTTGGAGTAAAAGCCAATTGATCTAATTTATCTTTATCTGTTCCAGCATCACCATCTGAAGAACCTTTATCTGCATCGTCTGAGGTTATGCTTGTTAAACCAATCCAAGCAAATGAGTACATTTCAAAACCAAGCATTTGATTATAAGCACCGTTAACTAATTCAATAGCATATTTTGGCTCTGCCAAGAAGTCTTCACTCGATATTTTGTCTTGAGGCAAAACTTCCAAATCTTTTTCACAACCTGCCAAGAATATTGTGAGACTCAGGGTTATTAATAATAATATATTTATTTTTTTCATAATTTAATTTTTTTACAAGATGAATTATAAATTAATATTTACACCCATTGTAAGTGATTTATTTGTAGGATAAGCATCTAATTCTATACCCGCAGAACCAAGTGGAGAACCTGATCCCGTTAATTCAGGTGAGAATCCAGTATAAGGAGTAAAAATAAATGGATTTACTGCCGTAACAAATACTCTTATTTGTTCAATGTCTTTAAGTATTTTAGGTAATGTATAGCCTAATGTAATGTTGTTTATTCTCAAATAAGCTCCGCTCTCAACGAAATATGTAGAGGGCCATGGAGTATCAGAATAAGGTCTTGGATTTTTCGCTGTTTGACTTGGATTTCCTGGTGTCCAAAAATCATGTAATTCATTCATTTCTACGTTTTCTCCTCCCCAGCGTTGAGCTTTTTTGCCGTTATAAACTTTATTACCTGCGACACCATACAATTCAGTTGTAAAATCAAATCCTTTAAAATCAAATCCTAAATTAAAACCATAGGTAACTTTGGGAATATATGAACCGGAATTAATCCTCGAATCTGAATATGCAAATGATCCATCTATAGTGTATCCTGTAACTTTGTAAACGTAGAACGAACCTATTGGATCTCCCACATGCACTTCTTTTGTATAATGTCCATTACCTAAATCTCCTCCCGTCAATTTATCAAAATATGGGCTATAAATATTTATAACAGCATTTTTGTTATATGCAAAATTTACTCCTACCTTATATTTAAATTCATCTCCAATTTTATCATCCCAAGTTAACATGGTTTCTATCCCTTTATTTTCCACTTTTCCTGCATTTAAATAAACATCTCCGGGAGAAAGCACAGGCGGTAATTTTACAGGAAGAATTACATTGTCTGTCAATTTTCTGTAAAGTTCAATAGTTCCAAATAATCGTTGTTTTAAAACCCTAAATTCAACTCCTCCTCCCAACTCTTTAGTCGTTTCCCAAGTAAGATTAGGATCAACAGCATAGGGTACATAAGAACCGGGAGATATTATTTCCGAAGTACCGAAAGGATAAGTTGCTCCGTTATTAAATAATACTTGATTTACAGATGGACAAGCATTTCCGTTACCAATTTCACCATAACCAATCTTCAATTTCAAATAATCAAAAATTTGTGTGTATTTTTCAAAGAAAGATTCACTACTAACAATCCAACCTGCGGAAATAGCCGGAAACATCCCCCATTTTTGAGATCCTTGAAAATCACTTATCCCATCTCTGCGTAATGATGCTGTAAGCAAGTATTTTCTATTATAATCGTAATCAATTCTTCCAAAATAACCTAAGTTTACCAATGGCGTTTCATTCCAGTTTGAAATTAACGATGATGGAGCTGTTTTATCATCGTTTTTCGATAAATTTAATGTCCAATAATTAGATTGAGCAGGCACATTGTATCGTGTTGCTGAAAGATACTGTGTAGTACGAGCCGTAGAACGCGTAACACCAAGCACTGCGGTAATACCATGTTCATCAAAATTTTTATTATAAGTAAAATAATTATCCCAGTTCCATACATAGAAATTACTTCTACTTTGTGTCAAAGTACTATAGTATTTATTTGGAAAAACGGCTGCTGTAGGATTTTGACTAAACCAATTTATTTCATTTGGTGTATAAGTATATCCTGCTCCCCAATCAATTGTTGCACCATAAGTTGAAGTAAATTTCAAATCCTTCAATAGCTGAAATTCTCCACCTAAAGTACCAAAAAATGTAATATTTCTGTTTTTAACAATATCATAATCCAGCATAGCTACAGGATTAGGAACATTGTTAAACTTATCTCCCACTTCCGTCATCACTCCATCTGCATCAATAAAAGGCATTCCCCATTTTCCATCTTCATATTTCACAGGCATAATAGGGGCTTGTTTGTATGCGGCAGTAAAAGCGCTTAATGGTTGTGGAACATTATTGATTACGGCAATATTGAAACTCTGAACTATCTTTAATTTGTTATTGAATAGTTTATATTCGTTTTTATTAATGAAGTTAGTTCTATTATAATCTGTTCCTTTCAATATTCCTTTTTCTGTATAATGTGTTACACCAAAATAATAGTTTATATTTTCAGTCCCTCCTGATAAAGAAAGAGCATTATTAGTAGTCATTCCTGTTCGAGTAATCTCTTTTAACCAGTTAGTATCATAAGGTTGATTTTCTGCAAATCGCATTCTTCCTGCAGCAAAATTTTGATAATATACAAAATGATAAGTGTCTGCCATATCAACTGTTTTCATCATTCCTTTGAAGCCAACATATCCATCATAATTAATTTTGATTTTTCCAATATTTCCTTTTTTGGTTGTTACAAGAATTACTCCACTCGCACCTTTATTTCCATAAATTGCAAGCGAGGATGCGTCTTTTAAAACATCAATTGTTTCAATGTCGTTTGAGCTTAAACCATTTAAACTTGTTGCTTCAATGCCATCAATTACAAATAGAGGGGTTCCTCCACCTAAAACGGTATTTATACCCCGAATCATAACAGTAGGAGATTTCCCAGGTTCGTCTGTAGCAATAATATTAACACCTGCAGCTTTTCCTTGTATAGATTGAATCGCAGAATTAGCCGGTGTTTTTAATATATCTTCTGATTTTACTTGAACTACCGAACCGGTAACAGCTCCTGCTTTTTTAGTTCCATAACCTACTACTACAACTTCCTCTAATATTTTTTCATTTGTAGATAAGGCGATAGACAATGGTGCATCTGATTTTATTAACACTTCTTGTGGTTCATAACCTACATAACTTATTAATAAAGTAGATCCGGGAGGAACACTAATTGTGAAATTTCCATCAAAGCTTGTAAGGGTTCCATTAGTAGTGCCTTTTTGAAGCACATTGGCTCCAATAAGTGTTTCACCTGTTTTTTTGTCTGTAACAATTCCTTGGATTTTTAATTCTTGAGCAAAGATTGTGGTAAATGACAAAAAAATCAGTAAACTAAATGTCATACGTTTGTTCTTCATAGAATTGTATTTAATTATTTAACAATTTATTTTGAGTTATTTTCAACCTTTTGTTTTTTATTTTTGTTTTTAGCTTTTCCATAAAATTTTATTTTTCTTGTTTATTTTTCGAAGGTTTTCACGGGTGGTATGTACATTAAAGAGGTTATCCAAATGGAATCTTTTCTCTTATTAAATTGTAGGTACTGAATGCTTTATGCGTACGAAAATAACATACACACGCCCCGTGAAAACGCTCGCTTTTGAGAAAACTAACAACATCATTGATTATTTCCAATCCTCTTACCTTTNNNNNNNNNNNNNNNNNNNNNNNNNNNNNNNNNNNNNNNNNNNNNNNNNNNNNNNNNNNNNNNNNNNNNNNNNNNNNNNNNNNNNNNNNNNNNNNNNNNNNNNNNNNNNNNNNNNNNNNNNNNNNNNNNNNNNNNNNNNNNNNNNNNNNNNNNNNNNNNNNNNNNNNNNNNNNNNNNNNNNNNNNNNNNNNNNNNNNNNNNNNNNNNNNNNNNNNNNNNNNNNNNNNNNNNNNNNNNNNNNNNNNNNNNNCGATATCTACCAACTTCTACTCCTTTTGGAGAGATATTCATTAAATGTGCAATGTCTTTGGTAGAAAGATTTAGACGAAGAAACGCACAAAATCGCAGATCGTTGGATGTTAATTCAGGATATTTTAAATGCAAATTCCTGAAGAAGTTTTCATGTATGCGGTCAAAATTACTTTGAAAAATTAGCCAATCATCTTCTGAAGAAATATTTTCATCCAGTAATTTTATCAATTTATCATAGTATTTATTAGGATATTGGTTCCCTAATGTTTTTTTAAGCAATATTATTTCTTCCTTTATATTGTTTAATAATTCATTTTTCTTTATTAAGGTCATTGTAGAAGCCGCTAATTCTTTGCTTTTCAAAGATAATTCTGATTCTAATTTTTCTTTTTCAAGTGTTAGTATTTGCTGCTCACGTTTTTCAATTTCTTTTTTTCTCAAGTCTTCTTGTTCTTTTAAATATTTCTCCTTTTTTCGTGTGTATTTTGTGTGAATATAGCGATATAACACATATAAAAGAGTTAAAAATATCAGAGAATATAGCAACTTAAATAACGAGCTCCAATAAAATGGTGGTTTTACGGTGAATGAATATTTCAAACTTCCAACACTCTTACCGTCATTGGTAAATGCTTCTGCTTGAAAAATATAATTCCCTGCCGGAAGATAATCATACTGTTTACTGTTAAAAGTGGTAGGCATTCCCCATTTTTCATCCAGTCCTTGTAATTTATATCTGAAAGTAATATCATCTAAATTTGAATATTGGGGGAAAAACACAGTAAAGTAAATGCTGTTTTTTATATAAGGAAGTTTTATTTTATTATTTCCAAAAATAGGAAGCATCTCTTTTTCATTTGATTTTTTGTTACGTATTTCAACTTTCAGTAGTTGCATTTCAGGAAACTTTGCCTGAGAATAATTATTATCGTTAAAATGCAACGCCAAGCCATTTTCAAGAGTAATTATCGACAATTTATTTGAAATGGGTACAATATTTTCGCTGTTATCTACTGTTTGGTTTTGAAGGGTGGAAAAATGGATTCTATCCATTATCTTTACCTCATTTTCTTTAATTTGAGTTAAAGCAGCTTCTTCATTTCTTATAAACCAGTATACATTGGGTGAATTATAACAGACATTATGCGCCTGGTTAAAGCGTCCTAAAACGGTATTTAATTCTTTATAGGNAACAATTTTNTTTTGTAAATCGTCATACCTATAAAAACCATTATTATCGGAAAATACTATTCTATTNTTAAGTAAATAAATCTTTNCCGGAAGTTCATTTTTGCCGTCTAATGAATGATAAGTTGTTATCTTATCTATGGTCTGNAAATCNTCCTTAAGCGTAATTTTATAAAAATCTTTGTGCAGATGCGAAGCCCAAATATTCCCTTGAAAGTCGATTTGGATAGTTTTTATAGGATTATAGAAATTTTTTATCGTGTGGCTGAAAATCCATCGGTTATTTTCTTTACGGTAAACACATATTTCATTATATGTTCCCTGCACCAATACTTCTTTTCCATAAATGTGTCCTTTTGCCATACACATTCCACCACCATAAGGAGATACCTTTTTATTTTGTCCCGTAGAGATTATTTCAAAAGTTTCCTGGTTTGTCCCGCAAAATAATTGTCCGTCGGCTTGAAAAATATCCCAAACCTGACCTCTAATTTGCTTATCAGACTGAAGGTTAGTAATTTTTTTATCATCTAATGATAAAGTAGCTTTATAAAGTCCTTGATTTGTAGCAAGATATAGAATCGGATTTTGATATGCTACGGAATAAACCGAACCTATCGAAGGAGTAAACGAATGTATAAANCTCANCGAGTTTCCTAAATTCACCATTGAAATACCCTTATCCAATGCTAACCATAAGTTATTTTCCACATCGGAATGCATACCTAACACCGTATTATTTTGAAGAGTATTAATAGTGTTCAATTCCCACATTTTTTGTCCTTTTCTATTGAGCGCTAAAACTCCATTCTGAATAGTTCCAACAATAATTAATGAATCCTTCGTTAACACAGCTTTATTCACACCCCATTTTGAAAGCCAATCCTCAGCATTAGTGGTAAATTTTTCAAAATTCTTACCATCAAACGTAAAAATTCCCTCCGATTCTGTAACAATATATGTCAAGGTAGAACTAACAGGTAACAGTTTAATAACCGAACTTTTAAACGGAACATTTTCCAATTTTACAAATATTCTTTTATTTAGTTCATATTTACAAAATCCGTATTTATGATTAAACACAAACAACTGATTATTAAACTCTTGCAAGTACAAAAACGTAAACCAATAACGCATTCCGGTTATTGTTTTNCCATCCCAAATAAATATACTTGCAAACGATTGAAAAATAATTTTTCCATCAAACTCCATAATGTGCCAAATTTCATCATTTTTCATTTTATATTTTTTCAAAAAAGATGAAAGTGAAGTATAAATGAGTTTTCCATAATTATCTTTNTCAAAATAACCGAACTCCTCAAATGAACCCACGTAAATTCTATTTTTTGAATCGATATAAATAGATCGAACAGACTGATTACGAGGCATTTTTATTAAGTTAAAATCCCAACCGTCATAACAAAGTAATCCTTCATTATTGCCAAAATACATTAACCGATTGTTATCTTGATAAACGGACCAATTTTGACTCCCGGCTTTATAATCTTTTTTTGAAAATTGGTTAATGATAGGTATAAAATTCTGAGCATTTCCGGTTAAAGCGAGAAATACAAATAGTAATGATATTACATTCTTAATTCGCAACATAATTTTTGGTCATTTTATTATCAGCTTTTTCAACTCGTTTCCTTTTAATGTTATGGTAATGCAAATATATAGATTTTACATACAAATTTAATATTCGAAGAATAAAATCCTAAAAATTAAAATATTCTGGCATGTTTTGTTCATAACATAACAAAAATCCAAGTTTTTTTCCGAACTTTGCAAAAAATTTATATTTGTCATTTTTAATGAAAACAAACAATGAAAATCGGCAACGGAATGGGAATTTCGGAACCGAACGCAATGGAAAACCATTTGAAAGACGAGACGGAAAACCCAATTTCCGTGCAAATCAACGAACCGCAACTAACTTCAGGGATAATAAGGAAGAAAAACCTTACAATAAATTCCGAAAAAGAGAAGAAAATCAGGAAAATTTTGGAGAAAGAAGGAGTTTCAACAAAAATAACTTCGATAAGGATAATCGTAGAAATGACAACTTCGGATATAAGAAAAAATCATTTTCAAACGACGAACCTCGCAGGGANAAACTGAGTTTCAGAACATCAAAAGAAGTAAACGAATCGAAATTTATTGAGACTCGTTTTGATAATAAGGAACGCAAAGTAACTTTCCGTCCCCGAAAAAATTCAGGAAATTACGATCCGAATGCCAAATACAGCAGAAAGAAACAACTGGAATATAGTAAATCTAACGTTGACCCAAACAAACCGATACGTTTAAATAAATTCCTTGCAAATGCAGGGGTTTGCTCCCGTCGGGAAGCGGATGAATTTATTCAAGCCGGAGTTATTTCTGTAAATGGAGAAATTGTTAGTGAATTAGGAACTAAAATTCTCCCGACTGACAAAGTAATGTTCCACAATGAACCGGTACAATCAGAACGTAAAATTTACATTTTGCTCAATAAACCCAAAGATTGTGTAACTACTACGGAAGACACGCACGCGCGACTTACTGTGCTTGATTTGGTGAAAAACGCCTGCAGCGAACGAATTTATCCCGTAGGGCGTTTGGACAGAAATACAACAGGCGTTTTACTTCTCACTAACGATGGAGATTTGGCTTCAAAACTTACCCACCCTAAATTTGAGAAAAAGAAAATTTATCACGTAGTGTTGGATAAAAATTTGGAAAGAGACGATTTTGAAACAATCTTGTCCGGAGTTGAATTAGAAGACTTTAAAATTGCCGCCGATGCGCTCGATTTTATAAAAGAAGATTCAATGAGAGAAGTGGGAATTGAAATTCACACGGGTCAAAATCGCATTGTACGTCGTATATTTGAGAAATTGGGCTATAAAATAATGCGGTTAGACCGTGTTTATTTTGCCGGATTAACAAAGAAAAATTTACCTCGNGGNAAATATCGTTTNCTTACNGAAAGAGAAGTGAATATGCTGAAAATGGGAGCTTANAATTAGAACNNAATNANATNTTNTATAAAAATCGAACTCAAAAGGTTCGATTTTTCTTTTTAAATCTACNGAATATTAATAAAAATCATTATTTTTGCATCCCGAAAATCAATTTTGCCTTTTTAGCTCAGTTGGTAGAGCAATTCATTCGTAATGAATAGGTCTGGGGTTCGAGTCCCCAAAAAGGCTCCACCAAAGAGAATTGCCGAAAAAGGAATTCTCTTTTTTTTATCCAAATGAATAAAAAAGATTTTTTTCATATTATTCCGCAGAATAAAGCCATTCAACGTATGAATGAGTTTGGNAAAAATGCTTCACCTTTTCTTTTTATNATAGATTACAAGGCGGNAAATGCTATTGTTCTTACTGAAAATGAGATAAATGCGGAAAAAATATTGTTTCAGTTTGAAAATGCTACAAATATTCCGGAAAAATCTTTTTTCACAAACAAAAAAGAATTCTTTTTTGAAAAATTTCCGATACAAAAATCGGATTATTTTGAAAAAATTAATTTTGTAAAACACGAAATTCACAGAGGAAACTCATTCCTTACCAATCTTACACAACCTACGCCTATTAAAACAAATCTTACTTTAGAAGATATTTTTTATCGTTCTAAAGCAAGATATAAACTTTGGTTAAAAGATTGGTTTGTAGTATTTTCTCCCGAAATTTTTGTGAAAATTGACAATGGAATCATTTCTTCGTACCCAATGAAAGGAACCATTGATGCTTCGTTTCCCGATGCCGAAAAAATTATTCTGAATAATGAAAAAGAAAAAGCTGAACACGCAACAATTGTAGATTTGATTCGGAACGATATAAGTATGATAGCTGATGAAGTGAAAGTAAAACGTTTTCGGTACGTTGAAAAATTACACACCAACCAATTTGATTTACTTCAAGTTAGTTCACATATTGAAGGAAAATTACCCGAAAATTATAGTGAAAACTTAGGCGAAATTATTTTTAAATTACTTCCGGCCGGTTCAATTTCAGGGGCTCCAAAACCTAAAACATTAGAAATTATTGAAAAAGCCGAGCAATACGAACGTGGTTTTTACACGGGTGTTTGCGGTTATTTCGATGGTAAAAACCTGGATTCTGCCGTTATGATTCGATTTATTGAACAAACCGGTAATCAACTTGTTTTCAAAAGCGGAGGCGGTATTACGTTTTTAAGCGATGCCGAAAAAGAATACGAAGAATTAATTCAAAAAGTATATGTCCCGATTTATTGAAAGCATCAAATTACTGGAAGGAAAATTTTATCGCTTAGAATCCCATCAAGAACGGATAAATAAAATTTTTGATGAATTTTTTCCTGAAAAAGAAAAAATTACGCTATCAAAAATAATTGACAGTCAGAAAATTCCACAAAANGGNCTTTTTAAATTTCGGGTTGTATTCAGTTCAAAAACAGAAACCGTTGAAATTATTCCGTATACACTGCCTGAAATAAAGAGTTTAAAAATAATTGAAACAGATATTCCTACCACCTTTTACAAATCTGCCGATAGAGAAAAAATAAATCAAGCGTTTTCAAAAAAAGAAGATTGCGACGATATTTTGATTGTAAGAAATAACTTGATAACCGATACCTCCTATTGTAATATTGCCTTATTTGATGGTAAAAACTGGTTTACCCCAAAAACACCTCTTATTTACGGAACACAACGAACATCTCTTTTGCAAAAAAATAAAATTATAGAAAAAAATATTACCATAAATGATTTATCCAATTATCAATCAGTTTGTTTATTTAATGCGATGATTGAATTTGGCGAAATAATTATTCCGGCAAAAAACATCAAAAGATAAAAAATTATCGTAAAAACACTGTATATTTATTAATTTGTAAGAAAACTGAACAATTTTATTACATTTTTGTTTGATATTTCAAAAATTGGTTTTATCTTTGCGTTCGATTTAAGAAAAATGAACAATAACAGTTTACATATTATTCTTCTCGGTATTATTATTCTCTTACGTAGTCAGAGAGTGTGAGTTTGGTATGTAAATAACTGGATAGATATAGATAAACCTTTCTCACATTGTCGAGAAAGGTTTTTTTGTAGCCAGTTTATTTGGAATAACAGTTTCCAAACGGTTGAAAGACGTTTTGAAAATATTAACTAACAAATAAAACCCGTTTCCCTTTACGGTTCTTCCCCTGCGGGGAAGTTAGAGGGGCTTATATGGACAAATTATTTATTTTTGACACCACATTGCGCGATGGAGAACAAGTTCCGGGATGCCAATTAAACACTGTAGAAAAAATTCAGGTTGCAAAAGCATTGGAAGAACTTGGTGTAGATGTAATCGAAGCCGGTTTTCCTATTTCAAGTCCGGGCGATTTCAAATCGGTAGTAGAAATTTCCAAAGCTGTTACGTGGCCTACGATTTGCGCTCTCACACGCGGCGTACAGAAAGATATTGAAGTAGCTGCGCAAGCACTGGAGTTTGCTAAGCATAAACGTATTCATACAGGAATCGGGACTTCGGAATATCATATCAAATATAAATTTAATTCTACACAAGATGAAATTTTGGAACGCGCCATCGCAGCTACAAAATATGCAAAAAAATACGTGGAAGATGTTGAATTTTATTGCGAAGATGCCGGACGTACCGACAACATTTATCTTGCAAAAGTAGTGGAAGCCGTTATTAAAGCAGGAGCTACTGTGGTTAATATTCCGGATACAACCGGCTATTGTTTGCCTTGGGAATATGGAGAAAAAATCAAATTTCTTTTTGAAAACGTAAAAGGAATTGNNAAAGCNATTNTATCCACACATTGCCANAACGATCTCGGAATGGCAACTGCAAATACAATGGCGGGAGTTTTGAACGGAGCTCGTCAGGTAGAAGTTACCATTAACGGAATTGGTGAACGCGCCGGAAATACATCATTGGAAGAAGTTGCAATGATACTAAAATGTCATAAAGGAATGAATATTGAAACACAAATCAATACACAAAAAATTTACCCTATTAGCCGTTTGGTTTCCAGTTTAATGAATATGCCGGTGCAACCAAACAAAGCGGTAGTAGGACGCAATGCTTTTGCACATTCTTCAGGAATACATCAGGATGGAGTTTTGAAAGGACGTGAAACCTATGAAATTATGGATCCGAAAGATGTAGGGATAGACGAAAATTCCATTATTTTAACGGCAAGAAGCGGACGCGCCGCTTTGAAACACAGATTGAGCATGCTTGGTGTGGAAGTAGAAAATGGAAAATTAGATGAAATTTACGGAGAATTCCTGAAATTGGCAGACAGGAAAAAAGATATTAACGATGACGATGTTTTAATGTTGGCAGGAAAAGAACGAGCTGAACATCAACGAATTAAAATTGAGTATTTGCAAGTAACATCGGGTGTCGGAGTAAAATCTGTAGCAAGTCTGGGATTAGTTATTGCAGGCGAGAAATTTGAAGCAGCCGCAAGTGGAAATGGTCCTGTTGACGCTGCTATCAAAGCATTAAAACAAATTATCAGACGTGAAATGAATCTTCAAGAATTTACAATTCAAGCTATCAGTCGTGGAAGCGATGATGTTGGTAAAGTTCACATGCAAGTAGAATATAAAGGACAAATTTACTATGGTTTTGGAGCAAATACCGATATTATTGCCGCATCAGTAGAAGCGTATGTAAATGCAATCAATAAATTTGTAAAATAGACTAAAAGACAACAGATTTCAAACATTAGACTTTTTGTNANNATTCTGATTTNTGTTGTATCATATCAAAATAACAAAAAATATGACAAATAACGAACAAAAAACAACTGGCAAAACTCTCTTTGATAAAATTTGGGATGCACATGTAGTTTCGCAAGTAGAAAATGGACCGACACAACTGTATATCGATCGCCATTTTTGTCACGAAGTAACCAGCCCGCAGGCATTTGAAGGACTTCGTAAACGGGGATTGAAAGTTTTTCGTCCTGAAAAAACNACAATGACTGCCGATCACAACACTCCTACAATTAATCAAGATCAGCCCGTTAAAGACCCAATTTCAAGAAATCAATTAGATACTTTTGCTCAAAATGCAAAATATTTTGATATGCCGCTTTTTTTCCCACTTGGACACGAGAAAAATGGCGTAGTTCATATCATCGGACCTGAAAACGGTTTTACTCAACCCGGAATGACTATTGTTTGTGG
The genomic region above belongs to uncultured Paludibacter sp. and contains:
- the leuA gene encoding 2-isopropylmalate synthase (Evidence 2a : Function from experimental evidences in other organisms; PubMedId : 4570778, 6171647, 6195343, 9298646; Product type e : enzyme), yielding MDKLFIFDTTLRDGEQVPGCQLNTVEKIQVAKALEELGVDVIEAGFPISSPGDFKSVVEISKAVTWPTICALTRGVQKDIEVAAQALEFAKHKRIHTGIGTSEYHIKYKFNSTQDEILERAIAATKYAKKYVEDVEFYCEDAGRTDNIYLAKVVEAVIKAGATVVNIPDTTGYCLPWEYGEKIKFLFENVKGIXKAIXSTHCXNDLGMATANTMAGVLNGARQVEVTINGIGERAGNTSLEEVAMILKCHKGMNIETQINTQKIYPISRLVSSLMNMPVQPNKAVVGRNAFAHSSGIHQDGVLKGRETYEIMDPKDVGIDENSIILTARSGRAALKHRLSMLGVEVENGKLDEIYGEFLKLADRKKDINDDDVLMLAGKERAEHQRIKIEYLQVTSGVGVKSVASLGLVIAGEKFEAAASGNGPVDAAIKALKQIIRREMNLQEFTIQAISRGSDDVGKVHMQVEYKGQIYYGFGANTDIIAASVEAYVNAINKFVK